In Afipia sp. GAS231, a single window of DNA contains:
- a CDS encoding CaiB/BaiF CoA-transferase family protein — protein MNQSTGPLAGIQVLDLTSVLFGPYAAQMLGDWGADVIKVEPLTGDTWRYTGQFRNRGMSGQFMAVNRSKRSLALDLKHPDGKATLQRLIAKADVLLSNIRPAALARLGFGYEDCHKLNPRLVYAAATGFGQDGPWAARPAFDEIIQASSGFASSMGSDEEPAFVPSLVGDKICGLAMAGAISAALVHRERTGKGQMVEIPMLETIAAFNSIEMLGGHAFVPPIGPAGYKRMKERRPVRTRDGWLTMLPYSGDNWCEFFEAVGHPECIEDFAVRDPVARGQNIDRIYNKMAEIALTRTTAEWEELLLRIDVPHAAFAKVTEIAEQPHLKAVEMFPTLDHPTEGAIRQARPSARFSESPAAIQCMAPRLGEHSQAVLREAGLSDDDIASLVERKVVGISS, from the coding sequence ATCCACTGGTCCACTCGCCGGCATCCAGGTTCTGGATCTCACCAGCGTGCTGTTCGGCCCTTACGCGGCGCAGATGCTGGGCGATTGGGGCGCCGACGTCATCAAGGTCGAGCCGCTGACGGGAGATACCTGGCGATATACCGGCCAGTTTCGTAACCGCGGCATGAGCGGACAGTTCATGGCGGTCAACAGGAGCAAACGCAGCCTGGCATTGGATCTGAAGCATCCCGATGGGAAGGCGACGTTGCAGCGGCTGATCGCCAAAGCCGACGTGCTGCTGTCCAACATCCGCCCGGCGGCGTTGGCGCGGCTCGGCTTCGGTTACGAGGATTGCCACAAGCTCAATCCGCGGCTGGTCTATGCCGCCGCGACCGGCTTCGGGCAGGACGGCCCGTGGGCCGCCCGTCCGGCCTTCGATGAGATCATCCAGGCGAGCTCCGGCTTCGCATCCTCCATGGGCAGCGACGAGGAGCCCGCTTTCGTTCCGAGTCTCGTCGGCGACAAGATCTGCGGATTGGCGATGGCCGGCGCGATATCGGCGGCGCTGGTACACCGCGAGCGTACCGGCAAAGGGCAGATGGTCGAGATCCCCATGCTCGAGACCATCGCCGCCTTTAACAGCATCGAAATGCTCGGCGGTCATGCCTTCGTTCCGCCGATCGGACCAGCCGGCTACAAGCGCATGAAGGAGCGGCGTCCCGTGCGCACCAGGGACGGCTGGTTGACGATGCTGCCCTACTCCGGCGACAACTGGTGCGAATTTTTCGAAGCCGTCGGGCATCCCGAATGTATCGAAGACTTTGCGGTCCGCGATCCCGTCGCGCGCGGCCAGAATATCGACCGCATCTACAACAAAATGGCCGAGATCGCACTGACCCGCACCACGGCCGAATGGGAAGAGTTGTTGCTGCGGATCGATGTGCCGCATGCCGCCTTTGCAAAAGTCACCGAGATCGCAGAGCAACCGCACCTCAAGGCTGTCGAGATGTTCCCGACGCTTGACCATCCGACCGAAGGAGCGATCAGGCAGGCGCGTCCCTCTGCCCGGTTTTCGGAAAGTCCCGCCGCCATTCAGTGCATGGCGCCGCGGCTCGGCGAACACTCGCAGGCGGTCTTGCGGGAAGCCGGCCTCAGCGATGACGACATCGCTTCGCTGGTCGAACGGAAGGTGGTTGGGATTTCGAGCTAG
- a CDS encoding phospholipase C translates to MRLPTALGLVSVLALAIAGAGAAAEDRHGRDSDDFHRVPTATPIKHVVVIFQENVSFDHYFGTYPNALNLSGETPFKSSPRTRRVNNLVNPLDVEHHFKPLTGVDLLHNNPNSVATNPVNPVPPTTGGVANKNGSNASNPFRLSPAQALTSDQGHNESPEESAYDNGRMDGFPVFVGSGGTPTGTGKSLVMGYYDGNTVTAMWNYAQHFSLNDNNYTTQFGPSTPGAINLISGQTNGFAATKNVFDPADPTNQTLKFKTHEAFGDAAKTADNITEIGDGDPLQDVCSNPAIDQVTMAGKNIGDLLNAKGITWGSFMGGFDLTVVNADGTTGCLRHTNPTAPGTPAFTSVDYIPHHAWFQYYASTRNPTHARPSSVEAIGHSLIPGTNTPDPANHNYDVNDFFAALNAHKLPAVSFLKAAAFEDGHAGYSDPIDEQHFLVRVINALQKSPDWSETAVIILYDDSDGWYDHQMPPIANPSFNPAVDTLNGPGVCQTSNGFQQDEPVLTTPLNGNSGKPAWGRCGYGTRMPLLVVSPFAKRNHVDHTLTDQTSVLRFIEDNWLDGQRIQRGGSFDTIAGPLNNMFDFDNRDEGGPRMLVLDEKTGAVVSASRDDDDDHGRH, encoded by the coding sequence ATGCGTTTGCCAACAGCCCTAGGTCTGGTTTCCGTCCTGGCCCTCGCGATCGCGGGTGCAGGCGCCGCAGCGGAGGATCGGCACGGCCGAGATTCCGACGACTTTCATCGTGTACCCACCGCAACGCCGATCAAGCATGTCGTCGTGATCTTCCAGGAAAACGTTTCGTTCGATCATTATTTCGGAACCTATCCGAACGCCCTCAATCTGTCCGGCGAGACGCCGTTCAAGTCGTCGCCGCGCACCCGAAGAGTCAACAATCTCGTCAACCCGCTCGATGTGGAACACCATTTCAAGCCGCTCACGGGTGTCGATCTGCTCCACAACAATCCGAACAGCGTCGCCACCAATCCGGTCAATCCGGTCCCCCCGACGACCGGCGGCGTCGCCAACAAGAACGGCAGCAACGCGTCGAATCCGTTCCGGCTGTCGCCCGCCCAGGCGCTGACCTCGGATCAGGGCCACAACGAAAGCCCGGAGGAGAGCGCGTACGACAACGGCCGCATGGACGGCTTCCCTGTCTTCGTCGGATCCGGAGGGACGCCGACCGGCACCGGCAAGTCACTGGTGATGGGCTATTACGACGGCAACACCGTCACCGCGATGTGGAACTACGCCCAGCATTTCTCCTTGAACGACAACAACTACACCACGCAATTCGGCCCATCGACGCCGGGCGCGATCAACCTGATCTCGGGCCAGACCAACGGTTTTGCGGCCACCAAGAACGTGTTCGATCCCGCGGATCCCACGAACCAGACGCTGAAGTTCAAAACCCACGAGGCGTTCGGCGACGCAGCCAAGACTGCCGACAACATCACCGAGATCGGCGACGGTGATCCGCTGCAGGACGTCTGCTCGAATCCTGCTATCGACCAGGTCACGATGGCCGGCAAGAACATCGGCGATCTCCTCAATGCCAAAGGCATCACCTGGGGTTCTTTCATGGGTGGTTTCGACCTGACGGTCGTCAACGCCGATGGCACCACCGGCTGCTTGCGGCACACCAACCCGACCGCACCGGGCACACCCGCGTTCACGTCGGTGGATTACATTCCGCACCACGCCTGGTTCCAGTACTATGCGTCGACCCGGAATCCGACCCACGCCCGCCCGAGTTCGGTCGAGGCCATCGGCCATAGCCTGATCCCGGGTACCAACACGCCGGATCCGGCCAACCACAACTATGACGTCAACGACTTCTTCGCCGCGCTGAACGCGCACAAGCTGCCGGCCGTGAGTTTTCTGAAGGCGGCGGCGTTCGAAGATGGTCATGCCGGATATTCGGACCCGATCGACGAGCAGCATTTCCTGGTGCGGGTCATCAACGCCCTGCAGAAGAGCCCGGATTGGTCGGAAACCGCGGTCATCATCCTCTATGACGACTCCGATGGTTGGTATGACCACCAAATGCCGCCGATCGCCAATCCTTCGTTCAACCCGGCGGTGGATACGCTCAATGGGCCCGGCGTCTGCCAGACGAGCAACGGCTTCCAGCAGGACGAGCCGGTCTTGACCACGCCGCTCAACGGTAACTCCGGGAAGCCGGCGTGGGGACGTTGCGGTTACGGAACGCGGATGCCGCTGTTGGTGGTGTCGCCCTTTGCGAAGCGCAATCACGTCGATCACACCTTGACCGACCAGACCTCGGTGCTTCGCTTCATTGAGGACAACTGGCTCGACGGTCAGCGCATCCAGCGCGGCGGCTCGTTCGATACTATCGCCGGACCGCTCAACAACATGTTCGACTTTGACAACCGCGACGAAGGCGGCCCACGCATGCTGGTGCTTGACGAGAAGACAGGGGCCGTCGTCTCGGCCTCCAGAGACGATGACGACGATCATGGTCGTCATTGA
- a CDS encoding TetR/AcrR family transcriptional regulator, whose product MRKVDPVKHEQKRLEILGAAIRCFTKDGFRGASTTDICVEAGISPGHLYHYFSSKEAIIEAMIDFGLKRSAERFEAILSSTDVMGALLADVEEYSLRSRPAQVLNLDSLAEAARNPEFAKLFARHSEAFRGLWADFLRRGQEQGRVDPGLDVEATADILIAVVDGARALTVRNSKVDVKQHAEHLKKMLVRFLQPPQAQAAPVRQRPARTGRSLKLVKKP is encoded by the coding sequence TTGAGAAAAGTCGACCCCGTCAAGCACGAGCAGAAGCGGCTCGAAATCCTCGGGGCGGCGATACGCTGCTTTACCAAGGATGGCTTCCGCGGCGCCAGCACGACGGACATCTGCGTCGAAGCCGGGATCAGCCCGGGCCACCTCTATCACTACTTCTCGAGCAAGGAGGCGATCATCGAAGCGATGATCGATTTTGGCCTGAAGCGTTCGGCCGAGCGGTTCGAGGCGATCCTGTCCTCTACCGACGTGATGGGGGCGCTGCTCGCGGACGTCGAGGAATACAGCCTGCGGTCCCGGCCCGCCCAGGTTCTCAATCTGGATTCACTGGCCGAAGCCGCCCGAAATCCGGAATTCGCAAAGCTATTCGCGCGGCACAGCGAGGCATTCCGCGGCCTGTGGGCCGACTTCCTGCGCCGCGGGCAAGAGCAGGGGCGTGTCGATCCGGGCCTCGATGTCGAAGCGACGGCCGACATCCTGATCGCCGTCGTCGACGGTGCGCGCGCCCTGACGGTCCGCAACTCGAAGGTCGACGTCAAGCAGCACGCGGAGCATCTGAAGAAGATGCTGGTCCGCTTCCTGCAGCCGCCACAGGCGCAAGCCGCGCCTGTGCGACAACGACCTGCGCGAACCGGCCGTTCGCTGAAGCTCGTCAAGAAGCCATGA
- a CDS encoding DUF3313 domain-containing protein produces the protein MPLRWTALLPLALATAGCATAPLERAGSLRSYDRLSDANGLVTRSQIRANKKDLLAAKTVRIVPTVFPARADVPLSEKERSLVANAVSRELCLALSERFRIVSSDGDADLTVQATVTHATPTDPVAAGASKAASVIKTVALPAVPVPVPRLPVGLGSLSVEAEARDFAGFQKAAMVWARGANVVTNSPRVANEGDAYDLASDFGTDFSKLVSTGESPFGGVPSLPPIDSLPVRLGGAPKYVACEAFGRFPGLTGLAGQGLGLPPGWTDSGVKAYDVKVRPIEPSTPETNSERATAQ, from the coding sequence ATGCCCCTGAGATGGACGGCCTTGTTACCGCTTGCGCTGGCAACCGCGGGGTGCGCAACCGCGCCGCTCGAGCGGGCCGGCTCGCTCCGAAGCTATGATCGACTGTCGGATGCGAACGGACTGGTCACGCGCTCGCAGATCCGGGCCAACAAGAAGGATCTGCTCGCCGCGAAGACAGTCCGGATCGTGCCCACCGTCTTTCCTGCGCGCGCCGACGTCCCGCTGAGCGAAAAGGAGCGCAGCCTGGTGGCGAACGCCGTCAGCCGCGAACTCTGCCTTGCACTGAGCGAGCGGTTTCGGATCGTCTCCAGCGATGGCGACGCCGACCTGACGGTGCAGGCGACCGTGACCCATGCAACACCGACCGATCCGGTCGCGGCCGGCGCTTCCAAAGCAGCCTCGGTCATCAAGACTGTTGCGCTTCCAGCGGTGCCCGTGCCGGTACCGCGGCTGCCTGTCGGATTGGGCAGCCTGTCGGTGGAAGCGGAGGCGCGCGATTTCGCCGGCTTTCAGAAGGCCGCGATGGTCTGGGCTCGCGGCGCCAATGTCGTCACCAACTCGCCGCGGGTCGCCAACGAAGGCGACGCCTACGACCTCGCATCGGACTTCGGGACGGATTTTTCCAAGCTGGTGTCGACGGGGGAATCGCCGTTCGGCGGCGTGCCGTCGCTGCCTCCGATCGACAGCCTTCCGGTGCGGCTCGGCGGCGCGCCGAAATACGTCGCGTGCGAGGCGTTCGGCCGATTTCCGGGCTTGACCGGCCTTGCCGGCCAAGGGCTCGGCCTGCCGCCCGGCTGGACCGATTCCGGCGTCAAGGCTTACGACGTCAAGGTCCGGCCGATCGAACCTTCGACACCCGAAACGAATTCAGAACGGGCGACCGCGCAATGA
- a CDS encoding DUF2147 domain-containing protein: MKRLVTYLLFTTLKRLLTTLILLSVSAYMSGSRGAEASAEGIWELSDDAGRPQGWFKIAEQNGTYVGQIVRTFPTPGERPEDTRCGKCEGEQKDVPVLGLTFIKGMKRTGLAYEGGRILNPRDGAEYRARMDLSADSQRLQVRGYLAIEMLGQTQVWHRVPPSPETSKLLARQFENAGK, encoded by the coding sequence ATGAAACGACTGGTGACGTATCTGCTGTTCACGACCCTGAAGCGCCTTCTCACCACGCTCATCCTGCTGTCGGTGTCGGCTTACATGTCGGGATCGCGAGGGGCCGAGGCCTCCGCCGAAGGTATCTGGGAGCTGAGCGACGACGCCGGCAGACCTCAGGGCTGGTTCAAGATCGCGGAGCAGAACGGCACGTATGTCGGGCAGATCGTGCGGACGTTTCCAACGCCGGGAGAGAGACCGGAAGACACGCGCTGCGGAAAATGTGAGGGCGAGCAGAAGGACGTACCGGTGTTGGGCCTCACCTTCATCAAGGGCATGAAACGCACCGGCCTCGCCTATGAAGGCGGGCGGATCCTCAATCCCCGCGACGGCGCCGAATATCGCGCGCGCATGGACCTGAGCGCCGACAGTCAGCGTCTCCAGGTGCGCGGCTATCTCGCCATCGAGATGCTCGGGCAGACGCAGGTCTGGCATCGCGTACCGCCGTCTCCCGAAACCTCCAAACTGCTGGCGCGCCAGTTTGAAAACGCGGGCAAATAG
- a CDS encoding 2-dehydropantoate 2-reductase, which translates to MNSGRTIGIAGAGSIGCFVGGMLAADGRRVALLARPRVIGEIEAGGLRLTSFEGADQTIAANRFALSENPSIFGDAGVVLVTVKSADTADMADIIARNAPPDVVIVSLQNGIGNAAVLRNRLPGRRVLGGMVPFNVVAAGHGRFHRATSGDIVVEQDEAHTAEKLSVPGLKMRPTDNIDGAQWGKLLVNLNNALNALANLPLRRQLAQRPWRRLFADQMAEGLAAIRAEGIRPVSPTPIPAPWMPPLLRLPDAIFEALLGRTMKIDPEARSSMWEDLQRGRRTEIDYLQGVITEIAERRGLDVPVSRRVVELIRRAELEAKGSPGLTPEQIRATD; encoded by the coding sequence ATGAATTCGGGCCGCACCATCGGGATTGCCGGGGCCGGCAGCATCGGCTGCTTCGTCGGCGGCATGCTGGCGGCAGATGGCCGCCGTGTCGCGCTGCTGGCGCGACCGCGCGTGATCGGAGAGATCGAGGCGGGCGGCCTGCGGCTGACGAGCTTTGAAGGCGCCGACCAGACCATCGCCGCCAACCGGTTCGCATTGTCGGAAAATCCTTCCATTTTCGGCGATGCCGGCGTGGTGCTGGTCACGGTCAAGAGCGCGGATACCGCCGACATGGCCGATATCATCGCGCGAAACGCACCGCCCGATGTCGTCATCGTCAGCCTGCAGAACGGCATCGGCAATGCCGCCGTGCTGCGCAACCGCTTGCCGGGTCGCCGTGTGCTCGGCGGCATGGTACCGTTCAACGTGGTGGCGGCAGGCCACGGGCGGTTTCATCGCGCGACGTCGGGCGACATTGTCGTCGAGCAGGACGAGGCGCACACGGCAGAAAAGCTGTCGGTGCCCGGCCTGAAAATGCGCCCGACCGACAACATCGACGGCGCGCAGTGGGGCAAGCTGCTGGTCAATCTCAACAACGCGCTCAACGCGCTGGCCAATCTGCCGCTGCGCCGGCAGCTCGCACAGCGGCCGTGGCGCCGCTTGTTCGCCGATCAGATGGCGGAAGGATTGGCAGCGATCCGTGCCGAGGGCATCAGGCCGGTGTCGCCGACGCCGATCCCGGCGCCCTGGATGCCGCCGCTGCTGCGTCTGCCGGACGCGATCTTCGAAGCCTTGCTGGGGCGGACCATGAAGATCGACCCCGAGGCGCGCTCGTCGATGTGGGAAGATCTGCAGCGCGGCCGCCGCACCGAGATCGACTACCTGCAGGGCGTCATCACCGAAATTGCCGAGCGGCGCGGGCTCGACGTGCCGGTATCACGCCGGGTCGTGGAACTGATCCGGCGTGCGGAGCTTGAGGCTAAGGGTTCGCCCGGCCTGACGCCCGAGCAGATACGGGCGACGGATTGA
- a CDS encoding YidB family protein, translating to MGLLDVLNGMQNGPRGPSAPSDPNDKSGMSPMTMAILALLAWKAVKHFGGSQPAGGSQSGSAPTQAPPQLPGNVTAGLPGGGGLNDVLKGGLGGLLAGGAAGSVLSGGLGDLLNQFQQKGHGDTANSWVSNGPNKQIAPGDLANALGADQIESLSAQSGLSRDELLSGLSKYLPDVVNHLTPDGRLPNDSEISGRI from the coding sequence ATGGGTTTACTCGACGTACTCAACGGCATGCAGAACGGCCCGCGTGGCCCCAGCGCCCCAAGCGATCCCAACGACAAAAGCGGCATGTCGCCGATGACCATGGCGATCCTGGCGCTGCTGGCCTGGAAGGCCGTCAAGCATTTCGGCGGCAGCCAGCCAGCCGGCGGCAGCCAGTCAGGCAGCGCGCCGACGCAGGCTCCGCCCCAATTGCCCGGCAACGTCACCGCCGGCCTGCCCGGCGGCGGCGGTCTCAACGATGTCCTCAAGGGCGGATTGGGTGGCCTGCTCGCGGGTGGTGCGGCCGGCAGCGTGCTCAGCGGCGGCCTCGGCGACCTGCTCAATCAATTCCAGCAGAAGGGCCATGGCGACACCGCGAACTCCTGGGTCAGCAACGGCCCCAACAAGCAGATCGCGCCCGGCGATCTCGCCAACGCACTCGGCGCCGACCAGATCGAATCGCTGTCTGCGCAAAGCGGCCTTTCACGCGACGAGTTGCTGAGCGGTCTCAGCAAATATCTGCCCGACGTCGTCAACCATCTGACGCCGGACGGACGGTTGCCGAACGACAGCGAGATATCGGGCCGGATTTGA
- a CDS encoding GlsB/YeaQ/YmgE family stress response membrane protein, with product MSGIIWIIIVGFVAGIIARLLSPGPNNPSGFILTTVLGIIGAFLATFIGQAIGHYGPDQGAGFITATVGALIVLFIWNRLVARGVIPDMNK from the coding sequence ATGAGCGGCATTATCTGGATCATCATCGTCGGCTTTGTCGCCGGAATTATCGCACGCCTGCTTTCGCCCGGACCGAACAATCCGAGCGGGTTCATCCTGACCACGGTGCTCGGGATCATCGGCGCGTTTCTTGCGACCTTCATCGGCCAGGCGATCGGCCATTACGGTCCCGACCAGGGCGCCGGCTTCATCACCGCCACCGTCGGCGCGCTGATCGTGCTGTTCATCTGGAACCGGCTGGTCGCCCGCGGCGTGATTCCCGATATGAACAAGTGA
- a CDS encoding SDR family NAD(P)-dependent oxidoreductase, translating into MSKDGLCAIVTGSASGLGAATAAILAKGGARIVVNYSNSKTEAEATADLCRKAGAEVVVVQGDVSRDEDCKKIAAAAAAWGGLDVLINNAGTTKHVPHGDMDGLTAEDFQRIYAVNTIGPFQMIRAARAQLEAGAKASGRPSAVVNISSVAGISGGGSSVAYAASKGALNTITQSLARALAPLIRVNTVCPGYIDTPWFTKGRGEAGAKAVRDAVVAKVPLKVASTADDIAQLVCFLASPASSNMTGEFVRMDAGMHLVL; encoded by the coding sequence ATGTCGAAGGATGGCTTGTGCGCGATCGTGACGGGTTCTGCTTCAGGTCTGGGGGCAGCGACCGCGGCTATCCTGGCAAAGGGCGGCGCGCGTATCGTGGTCAATTATTCCAACAGCAAGACCGAGGCCGAAGCGACCGCCGATCTCTGCCGCAAGGCCGGCGCTGAAGTCGTCGTGGTGCAGGGCGACGTCTCGCGCGACGAGGACTGCAAGAAGATCGCGGCGGCGGCCGCCGCGTGGGGCGGTCTCGACGTGCTGATCAACAATGCCGGCACCACCAAGCACGTGCCGCACGGCGATATGGACGGCCTGACGGCGGAAGATTTCCAGCGCATCTACGCGGTGAATACCATCGGCCCGTTCCAGATGATCCGCGCCGCGCGCGCGCAGCTCGAGGCGGGTGCGAAAGCCTCGGGACGGCCGTCCGCCGTGGTCAACATCTCGTCGGTCGCCGGCATCTCGGGCGGCGGTTCGTCGGTCGCTTATGCCGCCAGTAAAGGCGCGCTCAACACCATCACCCAGTCGCTGGCGCGCGCGCTGGCGCCCCTGATCCGCGTCAACACGGTGTGCCCGGGCTATATCGATACGCCCTGGTTCACCAAGGGGCGCGGCGAGGCCGGCGCCAAGGCTGTGCGCGATGCCGTGGTGGCGAAGGTGCCGCTGAAGGTGGCGTCAACCGCCGACGATATCGCGCAACTGGTGTGCTTCCTCGCCTCGCCGGCGTCGAGCAACATGACCGGCGAGTTCGTGCGCATGGATGCGGGAATGCATCTGGTGCTGTGA
- a CDS encoding acyl-CoA dehydrogenase family protein, protein MAESENIVAETAEKIFADLADAQTINRDKEGKWKAPLWKALTEAGLPLAWVPEDCGGSGASLAEGFGVLSAAGRFAVAVPLAETMLAGWLLAQAKVSSPDGEMTVVPASPKDRITVNADGSLSGKARGVPFAKAAKHIAVLAANGNGSLQVALVDAGKCRVDAGIGLGGDHSDTVTLDKVQPVAIKPASDGFDQTQLMLMGGVARSLQIAGALEAMLEISVRYSNERVAFEKKISKFQAVQHNLARLAGESAAALAAATSAADAIANATAFNDEVFLEAAAAKIRCSEAAEKGGGIAHQVHGAIGFTIEHILHRYSLRALAWRDDFGSESYWAVELGKLVANRGADELWPLVASR, encoded by the coding sequence GTGGCGGAGAGTGAGAACATTGTTGCCGAGACCGCGGAAAAGATTTTCGCTGATCTGGCCGATGCCCAAACCATCAATCGCGACAAAGAAGGCAAGTGGAAAGCCCCGCTCTGGAAGGCACTGACCGAAGCCGGCCTGCCGCTGGCCTGGGTACCGGAAGATTGCGGCGGCTCGGGCGCCAGCCTCGCCGAAGGTTTTGGCGTCTTGAGCGCCGCCGGACGTTTCGCGGTCGCAGTGCCGCTCGCTGAAACCATGCTGGCGGGCTGGCTACTCGCGCAAGCAAAGGTCTCCTCGCCCGACGGCGAAATGACGGTCGTGCCCGCAAGCCCGAAGGACCGCATCACCGTCAACGCTGACGGCAGCCTGTCGGGCAAAGCCCGCGGCGTGCCGTTTGCGAAGGCCGCCAAGCACATCGCGGTGCTGGCAGCCAATGGTAACGGAAGCCTCCAGGTCGCGCTGGTCGACGCCGGCAAGTGCCGGGTTGACGCCGGCATCGGTCTCGGCGGCGACCACTCCGATACCGTGACGCTCGACAAGGTTCAGCCGGTCGCGATCAAGCCCGCGTCTGATGGTTTTGATCAGACGCAACTGATGCTGATGGGCGGCGTCGCGCGTAGCTTGCAGATCGCAGGCGCACTGGAAGCGATGCTGGAAATTTCCGTGCGCTATTCCAACGAGCGCGTCGCCTTCGAGAAGAAGATCTCGAAATTCCAGGCGGTGCAGCACAATCTGGCGCGACTGGCCGGCGAGTCGGCCGCGGCTCTTGCGGCTGCGACCTCGGCTGCCGACGCCATCGCCAACGCGACCGCGTTCAACGACGAGGTGTTCCTCGAAGCCGCGGCTGCAAAGATCCGCTGTTCGGAAGCGGCCGAAAAAGGCGGCGGCATCGCCCATCAGGTGCATGGCGCGATCGGTTTCACCATCGAGCACATCCTGCATCGTTATTCGCTGCGCGCACTGGCGTGGCGCGATGATTTCGGCTCCGAGAGCTACTGGGCGGTCGAGCTCGGCAAGCTGGTCGCGAACCGCGGCGCCGACGAGTTGTGGCCGCTGGTCGCCTCGCGCTGA
- a CDS encoding acyl-CoA dehydrogenase family protein — protein MTAALRFDPIRLPPECEQLRKEVRAFLAEEIAAGTFDPHKPNREDTDVPEFSRKVGAKGWLGMTWPKKYGGHERSFLERYVVTEEMRVANAPTRRFFVADRQSGPVLLKYAPESIKMDILPRICRGEVCFAIGMSEPNSGSDLFAAKTRATKTDGGYLINGTKIWTSSAHIADYMIAIFRTSPPTKENRRHGLTQFLVKMKQPGIEVNPIGQITGQYEFNEVVFTDHFVPDDHVLGEVDGAWKQATSELAYERSGPERFLETYYVLTELVRAVGKNPDTRSAEGIGRLVAQLHTMRRMSVSVAGMLQAGKEPVVEASIVKDIGTVWEQALPHRVRDLAAFVEETATNRETLENQLSFAIKTAPKLTIQGGTTEVLRGIIARGLGLR, from the coding sequence ATGACCGCAGCCCTCCGTTTCGATCCGATCCGCCTGCCGCCCGAATGCGAACAGTTGCGCAAGGAAGTGCGCGCGTTCCTCGCCGAGGAAATCGCCGCCGGCACCTTCGATCCGCACAAGCCGAACCGCGAAGACACCGACGTGCCGGAATTCTCCCGCAAGGTCGGCGCCAAGGGCTGGCTCGGCATGACCTGGCCGAAGAAATATGGCGGTCATGAGCGCTCGTTCCTCGAGCGTTATGTCGTGACCGAGGAAATGCGCGTTGCCAACGCGCCGACGCGGCGCTTCTTCGTCGCCGACCGCCAGAGCGGCCCCGTTCTGCTGAAGTATGCCCCCGAGAGCATCAAGATGGACATCCTGCCGCGCATCTGCCGCGGCGAAGTCTGCTTTGCGATCGGCATGTCTGAGCCGAATTCCGGCTCGGACCTGTTCGCGGCAAAAACCCGCGCCACCAAGACCGACGGCGGCTATCTGATCAACGGCACCAAGATCTGGACCTCCTCGGCCCACATCGCCGACTACATGATCGCGATCTTCCGCACCTCGCCGCCAACCAAGGAAAACCGCCGCCACGGCCTGACGCAATTTCTGGTCAAGATGAAGCAGCCGGGCATCGAGGTGAACCCGATCGGCCAGATCACCGGGCAGTACGAGTTCAACGAAGTCGTCTTCACCGACCATTTCGTGCCTGATGATCACGTGCTCGGCGAAGTCGACGGCGCCTGGAAGCAGGCAACCAGCGAACTCGCCTATGAACGTTCGGGCCCGGAACGTTTCCTGGAAACCTATTACGTGCTGACCGAACTGGTTCGCGCCGTCGGCAAAAATCCGGACACCCGCAGCGCCGAGGGCATCGGCCGCCTGGTGGCGCAGTTGCACACCATGCGCCGGATGTCGGTGTCGGTGGCGGGCATGCTGCAGGCGGGCAAGGAGCCGGTGGTGGAAGCCTCCATCGTCAAGGACATCGGCACGGTGTGGGAACAGGCGTTGCCGCATCGCGTGCGCGATCTCGCAGCGTTCGTCGAGGAAACCGCCACCAACCGCGAGACGCTGGAAAATCAATTGTCGTTCGCGATCAAGACCGCGCCGAAGCTGACGATCCAGGGCGGCACCACCGAAGTGTTGCGCGGCATTATCGCCCGCGGGCTTGGTCTGCGCTAA